Below is a window of Acidobacteriota bacterium DNA.
AAGCCGGCGAGGAGGCGGACGGCCGTGGGCGCGACCGCGAGGTGGGTGATGCGGTGCCGCTCCACCATGGCCCACAGCCGATCCGGCCCCGGATGGGTCGGCATGCCGTCGAGCAGCACGACCGTCCCCCCGTGGAACAGGGCGCCCAGGATCTCCCACGGTCCCATCATCCAGCCGATGTCGGTCAGCCAGAAGAGCCGTTCGCCGGGGCGGAGGTCCATGTGGTAGCCGACCTCCTTGGCGGTGACGATCTGGACCCCCGCGTGCGTGTGCACCGCACCTTTCGGCTTGCCCGTCGTTCCGGATGTGTAGAGAATGAGCGAACGCGCCGACGCGTCGAGTTCCTCCGTGGCCCACTCGTCCTGTGCCGCCTCTTCCAGTTCGTGCCACCACAGGTCGCGCTCGCTGTTCCACGGGATCTCGTCGCCGCTGTGGCGGAGAACGACCACCTGGTAGACCGACTCCGCCAGGTCGGCGCCGGCATCGGCGGTCGGCTTCAACGCGATCTTCTTCCCTTTTCGCCGGGTTCCGTCCGCCGTCAGGAGCACCCCAGCGCCCGCGTCCCGCAGCCGGGCCGCCAGCGCCTCCGGCCCGAAGCCGGCGAAGACAGGGACGGGCACGGCGCCGATCTTGAGGCAGGCGAGAAGGGCGACCACGACGTCGGCGGACATCGGCAGGTAGAAGCCGACCGCATCACCGGCACCAAGGCCGAGGCCGGCGAGCGCGGCGGAAAGGCGGGAAACGCGGACGGCGAGCTGTTCGTAGGTCAGCGTGACGACGTTCTCATCGTCGTCTTCCGCGATCACGGCCGTGTGTGCACCTCGGCCGTCCCGCAGGTGCCGGTCGAGGCAGTTGTGCACGATGTTGATCCGGCCGCCGATGAACCACTCGGTCCAGGGGAGACCGCGGGAGTCGTCATAGAGCTGCCGGTAGTCTTCGAACCACTCGATGCCCAGGTCGTCGATGATCGCCGGGTAGAACCACTCCGGCTCGGCGGCGGCGCGGCGCCGCAGCTCGGCGGCGTCGGCGATGCCGTGCCGGCGCATGAAGCGGGCTACGTGGGAGTTCTCGAGGTCGTCCGGGCGGGGCCGCCAGATGATCTCGCCTGTACCCATCGCTGCCTCCTCAGGACCAGCTCAGGTGATAGTCAGGATCCTCGATCCCGAGCGCGTGTTTCGTGGGGACCAGCGGCTTGAAGGTGTCGACCATGACCGCGAGCTCCTGCGTCCTTTGCGTGCCCACCGACGCCTCGTAGGTTCCGGGGTGCGGGCCGTGCGGAACCCCCGCCGGGTGCAACGAGATCGATCCCGGCGCGATGCCCCTGCGGCTGGTGAAGTTTCCCTCGACGTAGTAGATCATCTCGTCGCAATCCACGGAGCTGTGCGGATACGGGCAGGGCACCGCTTTCTCGTGGAAATCCACCACCCGGGGGACGAAGGAGCAGACGATGAAACCGCCTCCAGCGAAGGTGAGGTGGATCGTCGGGGGGAGGTGGACGAGGCCGGTCTTCGGCTGGAAGGCCCGGATCGGGAAGGCGAACGGCCAGACCTGGCCGTCCCAGCCGATCACGTCGAACGGATCGTGTGTGAGTTCATGAGCGGTCAGCGCGTCGCCCCGCTTGACAACGAGGCGCCGCGGCGCGCCGAGCGAGGCGGGGCCGCGATCGGGCCACTCGGGGGGCCGGAAGTCCCGGTGCGAGTACGGTGCATCCATGCGGAGCTGGCCGCCGGCGTTGCGGAACTGGCGGGGCACATCGACATAGCTCCGCCCTTCGAGCACCAAGAGTGTGAGCACTCCGT
It encodes the following:
- a CDS encoding homogentisate 1,2-dioxygenase, coding for MIHRLQRGDVPDKPHTAFRPEGSMAFEHCLTRQGFDGLYTILYHRRPPHWIGSREELGPHPGVAEPEAGDRTRRRHFLTPRLPRGGAPFRGRKLLLANSDLGVWMARAADADPELCANADGDELHFVVEGGGRLDTPLGSLRVETHDYVFVPRALPHRWLPDGVLTLLVLEGRSYVDVPRQFRNAGGQLRMDAPYSHRDFRPPEWPDRGPASLGAPRRLVVKRGDALTAHELTHDPFDVIGWDGQVWPFAFPIRAFQPKTGLVHLPPTIHLTFAGGGFIVCSFVPRVVDFHEKAVPCPYPHSSVDCDEMIYYVEGNFTSRRGIAPGSISLHPAGVPHGPHPGTYEASVGTQRTQELAVMVDTFKPLVPTKHALGIEDPDYHLSWS
- a CDS encoding AMP-dependent synthetase, with protein sequence MGTGEIIWRPRPDDLENSHVARFMRRHGIADAAELRRRAAAEPEWFYPAIIDDLGIEWFEDYRQLYDDSRGLPWTEWFIGGRINIVHNCLDRHLRDGRGAHTAVIAEDDDENVVTLTYEQLAVRVSRLSAALAGLGLGAGDAVGFYLPMSADVVVALLACLKIGAVPVPVFAGFGPEALAARLRDAGAGVLLTADGTRRKGKKIALKPTADAGADLAESVYQVVVLRHSGDEIPWNSERDLWWHELEEAAQDEWATEELDASARSLILYTSGTTGKPKGAVHTHAGVQIVTAKEVGYHMDLRPGERLFWLTDIGWMMGPWEILGALFHGGTVVLLDGMPTHPGPDRLWAMVERHRITHLAVAPTAVRLLAGFGTEPLQAHDLSSLRVLGSTGEPWDAASYMWYFENVGGSRCPIINISGGTELMGCLLAPLPVAPLKPATLQGPALGMDVDVFDEEGRSVRGEVGYLVCKNAAPNMTRGFLNDPERYLKTYFERFGESVWFHGDWALCDEDGFWFLTGRADDTLKIAGKRIGPAEVEAAAVDHPAVREAAAVGLPDEIKGTRLELLAVPAPGVTPSDELGREVAAHIAEKMGPAMRPAAVRWVSALPVTRSGKIVRGVIRRVLMGQPPGDLSSVANPEAIDALR